A stretch of DNA from Manihot esculenta cultivar AM560-2 chromosome 7, M.esculenta_v8, whole genome shotgun sequence:
gttcagtcaggcaaggacagtgagttcagatttgacagtaaggggatcctccgctatgggagcagactttgtgtactagatgacatagggctaaaaggagacattatgagggaggctcataatgcaagatacagcattcaccccggagccaccaagatgtatcaagatctgaagaagatttattggtggccagctatgaagaaagaagtggtacagtttgtgtcagcctgcgaagtgtgtcagagggtgaagctggaacatcagaagccggctgaaatgcttaacccgttacctattccagagtggaaatgggagaatatagctatggacttcgcagtggggttaccggcggcgtccaacagattggactccatatgggtgattgtggacagacttaccaaatctgctcacttcatccctgtcaggagtggctattctgtggacaagttggcgcaggtgtatgtcgatgagatcgtcagactgcatagggttcctgtttcgatagtgtcagatagagggccccagttcacctccagattttggcggagtctgcagaatgccatgggtactaggttggatttcagtactgccttccacccccagactgatggacagtcagaaaagaccatccagactatcgaggatatgctcagaatgtgtgtgcaggactttggcggttcttggaggcagcatctacctttggtggagtttgcctacaataacaaccatcatgctagcatcgggatggctccatatgaagctttgtatgggaggaagtgcagatcacctgtttgctgggaagaagttggagaaaaggccttggcagggcctgagctagtagagattaccagcagggtagtacccataatcagagaaaggatcaagactgctgcaagcagacagaagagttatgcagacatctgcagaaggcaggtcgagtttcaggagggggattttgtattgctcaaggtgtctcctatgaaaggagtggttcacttcgggaagaaaggtaaactagccccacgatacatcggaccctttgaaatcttgcaaaagatcaggaatgtgtcgtacaagctggatttacctgcttcaatggaaagaatccatccggttttccatgtttcaatgttgaggaaatttgtgtcagatccgagcaaggttcttagtgagcctgatgtggaggttcaagaggatctcacctatgttgaacagccagtacggatcatagacacccagatcagaaagctaagaaacaaggaaatcccgatggtgaaagtcctgtggaaccaccacaatttggaggaatgcacttgggaaacacgggagtctatgctccagcagtaccctcatctcttttaaggttagatctctatgtgtttatgtgctatgtatgtatatcatgtcttatgccatgctatgtgctagttgaggaacattcggggacgaatgttcttaagggggggagaatgtaatacccggctagactccggtatcggaattcctaccgtccggtggaatctcggatgtcggaagcctctagtagggtagaaacatgttttcataaaatgttttaaggtatttcatggttttaagtaaattggaaatgattttttgcataaaaacaaccttgaaggaaaactcaggttcggccgccgaaccttaagttcggcctccgaacatgcatgattttgggagcgcctttaggcccccgaaagcataagtgaggaaagtccaggttcggccgccgaacctcaagttcggccgccgaacatggcatgcatgcggaggcatgttcggcccccgaacgtggcctggccagccactataaaagggtcccttagccgaaaatgggcgagctttttccccatttccggccaaggtgagctctccgccgtccctcactgatcttgagttctttccttccaatcctactcgattttcatgagtttttactttgttttgaagattttcaagctttgagcaaagttttggagctttgaggttcaagggaactcaacccctcccatctccgagttgggtcgtctctctctcgatctccacgaggtaagagtcgatcttaagctcattgcatgttttaagaaagttttaagtggatctacggggtagaatgcatgtttagctcatggttaggtttatgggttttatatgtgtttataaacaatgtgtgttgcttaaggtgttgtagttggggttttgatggtttgatgcccctaggaacttgtatgcttgtttgtgtatgtttgggaatgttgtagaataggtttatgcttgattgggtagttttggaggcaaatgtgcatagaagagctgagtttctgccactaagggagaaaccaggttcggcagccgaaggaactttcggccgccgaacatgcttgtagaggcagccttcggctgcctaagcttgcccccgaaaggagactttcgtctctgtctgggagtttcggccgccgaaagtgccgccgaacatgcatgagtttcacctctgtctgggagtttcggccgccgaaggtgccgccgaacctgcctgactttcggctctggagggactttcggccgccgaacctgccgtcgaaagtgccctgtccagccctctcttgcatgtttttctatgattgtttcatgatgttttagggggtttttggggagtagtttagagttatgttcatgtttgttcggtccctcatttgagtccacctgtgtaggttcggacccgaggaaccgaggaccccagcagtgagtcagctgctccagtgtctggtcagagctacccggaggtgagtggaataactcattatgttttaaagcaaataatggactttttagcatgtttcacgcatcatgaatgccatgagatgtactaggttgtttgcattagaattcacgaatatgttgcattgcatactttattgttgattgatgtggatgaacgttggatgatccaaagccctcgatctatgatatgacgatgtgatatgtacagtacggaatgtaagaccagtgggacccattctacgttcgctggcaccatgtaagggaaagaccaggacccattctacgttctggcacagttggactattatgttatgctatgttatgtaagagaaagaccaggacccattctacgttctggcacagttggactatgtagagggctgttggtgacaagttcatccttgatgtgattagctgtgatgtgattagctgtgatgtgatgcatgccatgatgccatatgatttaaatgtttttattattctgctcactgggctctagtagctcacccctctcccattttccccaggattgcaggtacagggtagaccaggagatccgtaagagtaatgaagtcatgtgtatgtaatagatagtgtggacatgataaatgtattaatgttgtgtaaaagtacagttttagtcatgtaatgactttgaggattagaggttgtgcttgactatatgtataagatatcccttttaatacatgatctcggatattttatgatgattatgcaacCAACTCAatttatgatgtatcgcccattggggcattgatgagatcccacagaggggtcatgtttatgattatgcttttgtatagtgcatgcacaggttgagtttggtgtttgaacgaaagaaaagttttaaatttttatgtatgttgttgatcatgtatgggattaatcagattcacaggatgtatgttaggcttgctacgagtcccgacggccttaagccgacctggatcctagcgccggtagcggtccgattttcgggtcgttacaatttattaattcattctACTTAAATAACAATAGtaaaactaaattaataatcaatatttaatttttttactaaatcacaataaaaaatttatcactatAATGCTCTAAATTTATTCTATCCAAAACCACAATAAATATTCAATCACCATATTACattatcaattataaatttctATTACACTTAATcacacttaattttttttattacactaaatataaattattaattcattctACCTAAAtcacattatatattttatatctaaattaaataattaatattattttttcccACGAAATCATGATAAAAGAATTCTCACTACACTAATatacatttattaaatttattctattcaCAAACAcaatagggatggctccttatgaagctttgtatgggcggaagtgccgaacacctgtttgctgggaagaagtaggagagaaaactcttgcagggccagagttagttgagataaccagcaagttagtgcctatcatcagagagaggatcagaacagctgtaagcagacagaaaagctatgcagacatccgtaggaagcagatagagttccaggagggggatatggtattgcttaaggtgtctccgatgaagggagtggttcggtttggaaagaagggtaaactggccccacggtacattggtccctttgagatcttgcagaagatcgggcctgtgtcgtataagctagatttaccggcttctatggaaagaattcacccggtattccatgtttctatgttgagaaagtttgtgtcagatccagcgaaggttcttagtgaacctgaggtggaaatcttaagtgatctcacctatgtagagcagccagtgcggatccttgacacccgatcagaaagctgagaaacaaggagataccaatggtgaaagttctgtggaaccaccacaacctagacgagtgcacttgggagactcgggagtccatgctcccgcaatacccatatctgttttaaggttagtttttccccttttctatgtggttatgttgtgttagggacattcggggacgaatgttcttaagggggggagaatgtaatacccggctcgagtccggcatcggaattcctgtaatccggtggaatctcgggtgtcggaaccctcgagaagggtaatgcatatgtttacttcttttcatgttttgaagtgttaaacgacttgagttttgaaagaaaagcaacaagggagaaatgcaaaggttcggccgccgaaggtcactttcggccgccgaaggtcactttcggccgccgaacattgcatggttgcggcttcacgttcggctgccgaaggtggtctggccagccacctataaaagggccaagggtcggtggaaggaggttatttctcctccacttgcagccagaggtgagttccagcctctcctacgttgactttcatgttttccatgattttcatcaaatctttcaagagttttaagagttttggtgatttatgaaggttttgagcaaaagaaccaagttttgaagcttggagcgtTGGAAGattttttcttcatatctccacgttaggatccttcagcctcacgttgtgtaagaggtaagtgaagatcctgagcttctttgatgattttgaaaggttttatgaagtttgtagggggtagtatgcatgtttaggtttaggtgaggtttttggtgatttgtggtgttccagcatgtttatgtgttatgtgctatgtttgtttggggtgttaggatagttttagacccctttgtgcatatatatgggtatatgctagttgggagtagttgatatgcatgtttgtaggtttttgggcaaagtttgcatgaaacagagcagggttctgtccttcgggcaaaaccaggttcggccgccgaaggaaggttcggccgccgaaccctttgtggaggcagttcggctgccaaaggttgcccccgaaagctaggctttcggtttagcaagggactttcggtcgccgaaagagggagttcggccgccgaaagtgtgtgagtttcgtctctggacgagaccttcggccgccgaaggtgccgccgaaaatgcatgaggttcgtctctggagtggggtttcggccgccgatcctgccgccgaaagtgccctgtccagctttcttttgcatgttttatgtgatggttttaggattgtttagaggggttttggggagtttcttagagatgttcttgagtgagtttagtccctcatttgagtccacctgtgtaggtacggaccagaggaatcagggaggacAGCattgagtccagtgtcagaacctgcagagtcagttcagagagcactaaaggtgagtggaattaacttaatgttttaatatgagaactgaatattttatcatgcttcatgcatcatgaatatgctatagggtgagtgcattagtgtacacaaagatgctgcattgcattgatccttgtacttggcactgctccttgtacattgcttatgtgagacggcacggacttcgtgaggattcattagccctcagaggaaagacctggaacagccctacggggaccaggcacagcagaaagacctggaacagccctacggggaccaggcacatggtacttaggtaccccagatgagatagagggagttttgatccgtccggccgaggtgatgtgcttatgtgttgcattccatgagagcatgttttatcacctgttattttattcctattctactcactgggctatagtagctcatccctctcccctaattccagttgtgcaggttcagaggtcagagagaactcagcaggatACAGGAAAAGTACAGAGTGGTGtactagctagtgtggacatgtaaatgtaaatgtaaatgtaaatgtatagagatagtgtatatgtacagtgtatagaatagtgcttgacttataagacttgtaatccctttgtggagtcacatgatcagtttatatatgtttctttattgttgtatgtttatgagcaaaaccaggcttaacattatgagattgatccgcctagagccatgagaagctctagtagggattggtaaagcacagagagagtgcatgcacaggttaagccttggaatgaagaaaagttttatgtttttacagcaaatgtatgatcatgtatgggatttcacaggtatacagataggatagcaggcttactacgggtcccggcgaccttaaatcgatctggatcctagtgccggtggcagttcggtttccgggctgttacaattatCTTGGGAGTTGGGGTGCTAAAGACTTGAACTTTCTCTTATCCTTGATGAATTCAACTAATTTATGGATAGTGGAAATCGATAGAAACAGATTTGGAGGAGTTTTACCTGAATCCATCAGCAATTTCTCGATAAATCTTTCAAAATTCTCAATAGATGAAAATGGCATATCAGGAAGAATTCCCTCTGGAATTGTCAATCTTGTCAACTTGGAGAAGCTCTCCATGACAAATAATCAGCTTTCAGGTAATATTCCCAATGACATTGGCAAACTTCAGAACTTGAAGGTTTTGATTTTAGATGGAAACAGACTTTCTGGAATCATTCCATCTTCTCTTGGAAATTTAACTCTGCTGTTTGAATTGCGCTTGTACAACAATCAGCTTGAAGGCAACCTACCCCAAAGTTTAGGTGGATGCCAAAACTTGATGTTGTTAGATGTTGCTAAAAATAATCTAAGTGGTAAAATTCCCGCACAAGTGATTGGTCTCTCATCACTATCGATCTTTGCTGACTTCTCTGCAAATTATTTCACTGGTGTCATTCCTAAAGAAATAGGGAATTTGAAAGATGTAGGCGAGTTGGGTATTTCAGATAACATGTTATCTGGAAGAATTCCTGATAGTCTTGGAAGTTGCATAAAGCTTGAAGTACTTGCTCTGCAGGGGAATTTCTTTCATGGATCCATTCCTTCATCATTGGGTTCATTGAGAGGCCTTCAAGAATTGGATCTTTCTCGTAACAATTTGTCAGGAAAAATTCCAGAATTTTTTCAGAGTTTTGTCTTGCTGCAAACATTAAATTTGTCTGACAACAACTTTGAAGGAGCTGTACCAGTAGAAGGAATCTTCAGGAATGCAAGTGCAATATTACTCAAAGGAAATGCTAAGCTTTGTGGAGGCATATCTGaatttcggctgccaaagtgcAACATCAAAAATCATAAGAAACGAATGAGTCTTCTCTTGAAGATTGTCATCTCTGCAGTCTGTTCACTTTCAGGACTAGCATCTTTATTCACTTGTGCACTTCTTTACTGGCTAAAAAACAAGAGGAAAGAGCCTGCATTGGACCCTTACAAGAATTTGCTTTTGAATCTTTCTTACCAAGATCTTGTAAAGGCTACTGATGGGTTCGTCGCGGCTAATCTTATAGGTGCAGGTAGCTTTGGACGTGTGTATAAAGGAATTCTTGCCGAGATCGGGCCAACAGTTGCTATTAAGGTGCTCAACCTCGTAGATTCTCGAGCTTCGAAAAGCTTCATAGCTGAATGTGAGGCCTTAAAGAATATAAGACATCGGAATCTTGTTAAGGTACTCACTGCATGCTCTGGTGTTGATTACCAAGGTAATGATTTCAAGGCTTTAGTTTATGAGTACATGGTTAATGGGAGCTTGGAGGAATGGTTGCATCCAATTCCTAGAACAGAAGAAGGAGATCATGGGCCACCTAAGAGGTTAAATCTTCTCCAGAGGCTAAATATTGCCATTGATGTGGCTTCAGCTTTAGACTATCTTCATCATCAATGCCAAATATCTATCATTCATTGCGACTTAAAGCCGAGCAATGTTCTTCTTGACGATGACATGAATGGACATGTAAGTGACTTTGGCTTAGCCAAAATTCTTTCAGAATGCACCAACAATTATTCTACCAGTCAGTCAAGCTCAATCGGAGTACGAGGGACTTTAGGGTATGCTCCTCCAGGTAAAATAAACTTTTACTTGCCCTTTTTACCTCTCTATATTGGGGAAATGTTAATCCGCATCCAGATATATATGTTCAATCAATTCAAAAATGTCATATATGTTTGGTTGATATGCAGAGTATGGCGTAGGAAGCCAAGTTTCAATATACGGAGATGTGTATAGCTATGGTATCATGTTATTAGAAATGTTCACAGGAAGAAGGCCTACCGATGAAATGTTTAAAGAGGATTTGACTCTTCACAACTTTGCTAAGGCAGCATCTCCTGACCAAGCGGCTGAAATTGTGGATTCTTTTCTTCTTGAGGGAACAATTGACATGGATAGGAGAATGTATTCCACAAGTCAAAGATTTCAGGATTGTTTGTTTTCCATAATTAGGGTTGGGGTGAATTGCTCGGCGGAGATACCACAAGAACGAATGAAAATCAATGATGTGGTAGCTGAATTGCATTCTATTAAAAACAAACTTATCGGAGCTACCATCAGATAgaaatttgtataaataatgTTATTAGAGGTATATttctattgttattttttagaagataatttttcaaaaataaaaatataaaatataatatgaaaaataatgatattttaaaattcagaaaatagagtttacaGTTTGTGTATAAGCTTCGCTGGGGCAAGGGAAGTGAGAATTCTTATAACCATTGCGTTgatgataatgtataattactattttacccctgaaataaaataagtagtatGTTCATAAATTTtcatgttcagttcttatcTTTTGTGCCTACTGTGAGGCTTCTGATGGAATGCTGCATGTTGACTTCGTTGTCCATTTATATAATCTTGACTAATCAGGGTATCGGGTGATTTTCaaggctgacttggcttgaatgtgttcaagtcaagtgccACACGGTTCCAGGCAATTGCTAAAATCCGAAACCGTGACAATTGCTATCACATCCCTTCTCTTTTAttccttttccttttgtctgctagtgacgtctaacCGCCTCTTTGCTATAGTCTCTATCACTCAAACCCGTACGTACGGACGCGTCAGAGTACCCTTCatgccaggcggccatttaatttctccTAGCGCACGTACTGGTagggctgcgaagtgactgggcCGACTATTCTCCCTCACGTCATATCACGAGGCTAGGCTATCTCCTGTTGGATCTACGCTCATGACTGATCCAGCCTGCCCCACGTATCCGAGTTAGGGCCTGTGATATTGGGTCGGTCTTCTTGAGGATGGCTTGATGGGCTTTGGACCTGTTTTCTTCTTTAGAGCCCGACCTCACCTCAGGTGAAGGAAGCCCGATGGTCATCAAGtgcccctttatctcctcagcagttatttcATGAGTG
This window harbors:
- the LOC110619562 gene encoding probable LRR receptor-like serine/threonine-protein kinase At3g47570; its protein translation is RFPGCYNYLGSWGAKDLNFLLSLMNSTNLWIVEIDRNRFGGVLPESISNFSINLSKFSIDENGISGRIPSGIVNLVNLEKLSMTNNQLSGNIPNDIGKLQNLKVLILDGNRLSGIIPSSLGNLTLLFELRLYNNQLEGNLPQSLGGCQNLMLLDVAKNNLSGKIPAQVIGLSSLSIFADFSANYFTGVIPKEIGNLKDVGELGISDNMLSGRIPDSLGSCIKLEVLALQGNFFHGSIPSSLGSLRGLQELDLSRNNLSGKIPEFFQSFVLLQTLNLSDNNFEGAVPVEGIFRNASAILLKGNAKLCGGISEFRLPKCNIKNHKKRMSLLLKIVISAVCSLSGLASLFTCALLYWLKNKRKEPALDPYKNLLLNLSYQDLVKATDGFVAANLIGAGSFGRVYKGILAEIGPTVAIKVLNLVDSRASKSFIAECEALKNIRHRNLVKVLTACSGVDYQGNDFKALVYEYMVNGSLEEWLHPIPRTEEGDHGPPKRLNLLQRLNIAIDVASALDYLHHQCQISIIHCDLKPSNVLLDDDMNGHVSDFGLAKILSECTNNYSTSQSSSIGVRGTLGYAPPEYGVGSQVSIYGDVYSYGIMLLEMFTGRRPTDEMFKEDLTLHNFAKAASPDQAAEIVDSFLLEGTIDMDRRMYSTSQRFQDCLFSIIRVGVNCSAEIPQERMKINDVVAELHSIKNKLIGATIR